AAAAGAGTAAGCTTTGGGAGACTTACCTTGGGAATAGGCCCCTTCCATGGCCGAGGGGCAGACGCGGCCGTCCTCCGATGTACAACCCGCCGGAACAACTCCAAGTTCTCGCCGGGCCGCAAACCGGTCCTCGCCGGATCCTCTAGAGGGACCACCACCTCCACAATCTCCGCCACCTCGTCCTGATCGTAGCCGGTGTCAAAAGCTTCGCAAATCATATCTGAGGGAGTCGGTGAATATTCCGTGGAGCCGCCGGAGCGCCCGCCGTCTTCATCCTCATCCCCGCTATCCTCCTCCGCGAGCGCCCAGAATCGCCCGCCCACCTTCCGGCGATCACCGGGGGTGACCGACGTCGAAACGCCCGGCGGCATCGACGCCTCCTCTAGGTATCTACTAGTAGCTAGCTAGGAGTTGTCGCGGAGCCTCTGAAGCAGAGCGCACTGGAGGACGCCGTCGTCCTGGAGCGCAGCGGGCACGTCGACGACGACGTCCTGCACCGTCACGCCCTCCACGCAGTTCACGCACGCGTGCTGCACCTGCAGCTCTAGCGACCTGAGCGCGCCCATCAGCCGCGCCGGCGCGTGTGGGGCTCCTCCCGCGCTCGTTACGCGCACCGCCGCTGCATCCTTCCCCACCATCCGCACCTCCACCACATCGTCGCAGGCCGGGTGGTGCATGGAGCCGGCGTGGCCGCTTCGGGACGAAGAAGCCGATGCGTTCGACACCTCCCAGTCCCATCTCGAGGCGGCCGCCTGCCGACCCTCGTCCTCGAGCTGCGCGACGCGGGAGCGTAGCTCGGCTATGtaggcggcggcgtcggcgaggaGGGAGGTCCTGTCCATGCGAGACacggtaggcacggcggcgcggagATCGCAGAACCGGCGGTTCAGCTTTTCGCGGCGCTGCCGCTCGGCCTCGACGTGGCTGGGGGTGGGGCCCTCCGGCCGCGGCCCCGGCTTCCGCCCACGCCGCTTCTTCGCTGAAGCCTGTAGGCTCGCCGGCGGCAGCTCGGTGTCCGGGGAGAGCGAGGAGCTCCCCTCAGGCCCCAAGTAGTCTCCCTCCTCGCTCTTGGCCGCCGCGACGACGTCGCCGAGCAGCCATTGCTCGGGGACCTCGCAGGAGGTAAACTCGAGGACCTCATGGTGGTTCTCGTCCGCAGTGGCGAGCtggggaggcggcggtggtggcaagAAGGATGAGCACGGGGAGAGCAGCTCGTCCATATGTTTTGCTGCTCCCGTAACCGAAGAGCTCGAAGTGTCTCCCAGTCCCGGGAGTTGGAAGCGTCGGTATTACCTGGTACAGTAAAAGAGGTCTACTAGTGTGCCAAGCTATCGTCTGGCCCACGTGTCTCCATGCAAAAGATCTATTGACCTGGTGCAACGGAGACAAAGAGATTGGCGGAATCACTGTTGAATCGAATATCTCGAATGTGTATATGTCCGATCTGTATTTTGTCTCCGCTGTTTTGGGATTTGATGTTTAATTTCATCAAGCAATCCGGCGTGCCCGTCGGTGCACTAGACAGCTAGCTTTTCCATTGTGCCGGGCCTGCCGGCGAGGGGCGCGAAGCCAGGCAGGGGACTGTTTAGGATCAGTTTAGCTAGATGACAATCGACTGAATTTAAAATAGGGGTCAATCGATTTTCAAGAGTTGGCTGGAGTGAgccggagggaaggaaggagaaggaaggggctCGCCGAAGTgctaccccattatctatcttagggttcagggtgggagcGGTGGTGGATGGCGGTGGTGGGGGCGGTGGTGCACTTCGCCGGAGAAAAAAACTAAACGTGGGCGggtctagagggatggccgggggcggcggcTAGACAGGCGGTGGGGGCGGTTCCGGGGAGGTCGGGGTGGCGAGGCTGCGCGGGAGCGCCGCCGGCTGCGGGTGGTTCGGCCGGCGACCCGGGCGGCGGTGTGGAGAAGAAGGAGAAAAGCTGGAAGTAGAAGAAAGGCTAGGCGCCATTGGATATGGATCGGACGTTCAATATTGATCGATTGGCCCAATTTCAAAAATTCAGCCGACTGACATGTAGCATAACCCGTTTAGGATTCATGGGGCTGGAGGTGTCAAGTTCAGGAAGGAGGATTGGGGAAGAAGAGGTGCATCAAGATTGGTGAAGTACACGTGGCATTTTCTAAAGAGAGTCTTACGAGATGAAACGTGAGACCAGGTCGTATAGTATTATTTTCCCATTATTTTCCCACGGCTCTTGCGCGTTGGCCCTTTTTTTTATGGAAAGGctttcatggctagctttattaactcAAATCAAACTTGCATCATTTGCTAACAAAGGAATAATAAAGCTTGGAGGTGTATCAGACCAGAAAGTCAGTGGATTACTCCTCCTAAACCTAGCTAGCTCATGAGCAACCATGTTTGACTCCCTGTTACAATGTTCAACAAGTACCCTCCCGAAATTCGAAAGTAGACTTCGACATTCATTAAGTATTGGTGCTGCAATCATTGAGTAACCTCGTTCAAATTCAACGCCTCTACCACGGTCACATTATCAGTCCGGACAATTATGTTGGCACACCCAAGACTTTGAATGAGCATTAGCCTTTGACGCAACGCTTCTGATTCGGCCGAGACCACATCGGCCGAGACCACATCGGCTACATGCTCCATGCAAGCAGTTTATTTGGAGCCGTGTGTGCCGTGCGATGCTAGACATACAGAGGATTTTTTTTATAGATTTTACGGAGGTTTAGAATTGAAAACAAGGTGAGGAAGGGCCTATCCCAATGAATTTTAGAAGGGGAAGAAATATTTAGTTAGGAAAGATCTGCAAAACGGCTGTAAAAATTCAGTGGTGTAGGATTATTGGTGTGTGCCGCTCTACATGTACAGCGAGTATCATGCTTATGATACACCGTATCTTTATACGGTGATGTTATTGTGTAGATACTCCCTGGGAGGGCTGGCACAATGAAAGGTTCTTAAGGTAATTTATAGAGTCATAGGGATAGCAAATTGTTTGAGGAAGCATGTCAAATCATGTGCAAAAAATGTACCAGGCGGATTTGCCATCCTGGTTAAAGAAAATTGTCATCCGCGGACCATACAAATCATCCGCAGTTGTCATGCCGCCAACGAACGTTTGCTGGTTAAGCCGGTCCTCTTTATAATGCATTGGTACATGTTGCTTGTAGCTAGCTTTCGCTTTGATTACATAACTTGTTTCTTTCCTGTTGTCTTATTACATTTGTTATACCCTATTCACTATCGATGGTGCAATGCTGTTGACAACACAAATGCATGCACCACATATTGGAATGTATTAATTAATCGTCCTATCATTATACTACACGTTCTCATGCATTATATGTTTCGCTCTCGATTGCACCTCTCAACCATATACTCTACTAACAACTAACAACTTGCTCCCCCGATTCCCTGGATAAAGATATATCGATTCAAACATTCAAATCTGCCCTGGTTAGCATATTTGACAAAATCCAGAAGTTCAAAATTTGACGAAAGAAAACTCTGCTTATACGACAAGTTCTCCCGAAAAAGATTGCAATGTATATTATTATCATGGGTTGCTG
This window of the Triticum aestivum cultivar Chinese Spring chromosome 5D, IWGSC CS RefSeq v2.1, whole genome shotgun sequence genome carries:
- the LOC123125187 gene encoding transcription factor MYC2-like, coding for MDELLSPCSSFLPPPPPPQLATADENHHEVLEFTSCEVPEQWLLGDVVAAAKSEEGDYLGPEGSSSLSPDTELPPASLQASAKKRRGRKPGPRPEGPTPSHVEAERQRREKLNRRFCDLRAAVPTVSRMDRTSLLADAAAYIAELRSRVAQLEDEGRQAAASRWDWEVSNASASSSRSGHAGSMHHPACDDVVEVRMVGKDAAAVRVTSAGGAPHAPARLMGALRSLELQVQHACVNCVEGVTVQDVVVDVPAALQDDGVLQCALLQRLRDNS